One genomic window of Garciella nitratireducens DSM 15102 includes the following:
- the srlE gene encoding PTS glucitol/sorbitol transporter subunit IIB: MSKYRSIIVRKGQGGFGGPLIITPTEKKNKFVYVVGGGEKPKIVDKIAELTGMEPINGFKTKVPDDEIALAIIDCGGTLRCGIYPQKGIPTINILPTGKAGPLAKFITEDIYVSNVGVDQIELADKSDLQAFQEKEKGIKEAEKEQRESGYTTDKKLTEQNAQKGSFIAKIGMGAGKFIAIMNQSSREAVDTVLRTIIPFMAFVAMLIGVIQGSGIGDAFANVMKPLAGSVPGLILLGFICSLPFLSPLLGPGAVIAQVIGTLIGVEIGKGNIDPSLALPALFAINTQNAADFIPVGLGLEEADAKTVEVGVPSVLYSRFLNGVPRVIVAWLASFGLYS; the protein is encoded by the coding sequence ATGTCAAAATATAGAAGTATTATTGTAAGAAAAGGACAAGGTGGATTTGGGGGACCTTTGATCATTACTCCTACAGAAAAAAAGAATAAGTTTGTCTATGTAGTAGGGGGAGGAGAAAAGCCCAAAATTGTAGATAAAATCGCAGAATTAACAGGAATGGAACCTATTAATGGATTTAAGACAAAGGTACCTGATGATGAGATTGCTTTAGCAATTATTGACTGTGGAGGAACATTGCGATGCGGAATTTATCCTCAAAAAGGAATTCCTACGATTAATATACTTCCTACAGGAAAAGCAGGCCCTTTAGCAAAATTTATTACAGAAGATATCTATGTTTCTAATGTTGGGGTGGATCAAATTGAACTCGCAGACAAATCCGATTTGCAAGCATTTCAAGAGAAGGAAAAAGGAATAAAAGAAGCAGAAAAAGAACAAAGGGAATCAGGGTATACAACCGATAAAAAATTGACAGAGCAAAATGCTCAAAAGGGCAGTTTCATTGCTAAGATTGGGATGGGTGCTGGTAAATTTATTGCTATTATGAATCAATCTTCTCGTGAAGCAGTGGATACTGTTTTAAGAACGATCATTCCTTTTATGGCTTTTGTCGCTATGTTAATAGGAGTAATTCAAGGAAGTGGGATAGGAGATGCATTTGCAAATGTGATGAAGCCTTTAGCAGGAAGTGTGCCTGGACTAATTCTTCTTGGATTTATTTGTTCATTACCTTTCTTGTCTCCTTTATTAGGACCAGGAGCTGTTATTGCACAAGTTATTGGAACTCTTATTGGGGTAGAAATAGGAAAAGGAAATATTGATCCTTCTTTGGCTCTTCCAGCACTTTTTGCTATCAATACCCAAAATGCTGCAGACTTCATTCCTGTAGGATTAGGCCTTGAAGAAGCAGATGCTAAGACGGTAGAAGTAGGGGTCCCTTCTGTATTGTATTCTCGATTTTTAAATGGTGTTCCTCGTGTTATTGTAGCGTGGTTAGCAAGTTTTGGCCTTTATAGCTAG
- a CDS encoding SDR family oxidoreductase: MARDWLNIVDKSIIVTGGASGIGLHIVQELVKNGSKVTIADISVEDGEKDGIYYVKTDITSVESIQRMVDLVVERFGRIDVLVNNAGINAPRLLVDFYSNERKYEIDEGIFDKMVNVNQKGVVFTTQAVVRTMLENKVRGIIINISSESGMEGSVGQSLYSATKGAVNSYTRSWAKELGKHGIRVVGVAPGINEKTGLTTPEYNEALAYTRNIPVEDLDKGYEKSIPLGRVGKLDDIANLVAFLASERSDYITGTTINISGGKSRG, translated from the coding sequence ATGGCAAGGGATTGGTTAAATATTGTAGATAAAAGTATCATTGTTACAGGAGGAGCATCTGGAATAGGATTGCACATTGTGCAAGAATTAGTAAAAAATGGTTCAAAGGTGACCATAGCAGATATCAGTGTAGAGGATGGAGAAAAAGATGGAATATATTACGTGAAAACCGATATTACTTCTGTAGAATCTATTCAGCGAATGGTGGATTTAGTAGTAGAAAGATTTGGAAGAATTGATGTATTGGTAAATAATGCAGGAATTAATGCTCCTCGTCTTTTGGTAGATTTTTACAGTAATGAAAGAAAATATGAAATTGATGAAGGTATTTTTGACAAAATGGTAAATGTCAATCAAAAAGGAGTGGTTTTTACTACGCAAGCAGTGGTTCGAACAATGTTAGAAAATAAGGTTAGAGGAATTATTATTAATATTTCTTCTGAATCTGGGATGGAAGGTTCTGTGGGACAAAGTCTTTATTCTGCAACTAAAGGAGCAGTAAATTCTTATACTCGATCTTGGGCAAAGGAATTAGGAAAGCATGGGATTCGTGTAGTTGGAGTAGCTCCTGGTATTAATGAAAAGACGGGGCTTACTACTCCTGAATACAATGAGGCTTTGGCTTATACTAGAAATATTCCTGTTGAAGATTTAGATAAAGGATATGAAAAAAGTATTCCTTTGGGAAGAGTGGGAAAACTAGATGATATTGCAAATTTAGTTGCATTTTTAGCATCAGAAAGATCAGATTATATTACTGGTACAACCATTAATATTTCTGGAGGAAAATCTAGAGGTTAA
- the srlA gene encoding PTS glucitol/sorbitol transporter subunit IIC has translation MDFLVKFAETFIGLFQQGADVFVSWIGSIVPLVLILLVVMNTIVNALGEKRINKFAQHASSNALMRNMILPFVSAFMLGNPASFTMGKFLPEFYKPSYYAALAQYCHTSNGIFPHINPGELFVWLGIAQGVEQLGLSTMPLAVRYLLVGLVMNAVGGWVTDFTTAYVCKQQGVVLSKTREATTK, from the coding sequence ATGGATTTTTTAGTTAAGTTTGCAGAGACGTTTATCGGATTATTTCAGCAAGGAGCAGATGTATTTGTAAGCTGGATAGGAAGTATTGTTCCATTAGTCCTCATTTTATTAGTAGTTATGAATACCATTGTAAATGCATTAGGGGAAAAAAGGATTAATAAATTTGCACAGCATGCTTCGAGTAATGCACTGATGCGTAATATGATTCTTCCTTTTGTATCTGCCTTTATGTTAGGAAATCCCGCATCTTTTACAATGGGAAAATTTTTACCGGAATTTTATAAGCCGAGTTATTATGCAGCACTTGCACAATATTGCCATACCAGTAATGGAATTTTTCCTCATATTAATCCAGGAGAACTTTTTGTTTGGCTAGGAATTGCACAAGGAGTAGAACAATTGGGACTTAGTACCATGCCTTTAGCAGTACGCTACCTTTTGGTTGGTTTGGTAATGAATGCTGTAGGTGGATGGGTAACAGATTTTACTACTGCTTATGTATGTAAACAACAAGGGGTTGTTTTAAGCAAGACGAGAGAAGCAACTACTAAATAA
- the hydA gene encoding dihydropyrimidinase: MNLLIKNGNIVTPSEVYRGDILVKNGKIQGIGYFREEKDIEVIDAQGKYVIPGAVDAHTHMDLLVGGHRAVDDFYTGTVAAACGGTTTIIDHIAFGPEGCTLQSEIDTYHQLAQGKAVIDYGFHGVIQHINQEVLKELEKMVLKEGIMSFKGYLTYDYKLEDDEILQFIKKMKEIGGIPTFHAENDRMIAYLREKYVSENKTEPIYHAKSRPSLCEAEAVSRLLYIASLAGDAPVYIVHLSTKEGLEAIKFAKEKGQKNIFTETCPQYLTLTEELYYKENHEGLKYIMSPPLRTQEHCEILWKGLADGEIQVVATDHCPFHFSVEKQHGLKDFSKCPAGAPGVEERVRVLFSEGVMKKRISIERFVEVLASNPAKIFGIFPQKGALFPGSDGDIVILDPKKEEVLTKKNMKSAVDYTAYEGMKVKGKIDYVISKGKIIVKENSFLGQKGDGKFLKRNPHKSFALEL, encoded by the coding sequence ATGAATCTTTTGATTAAAAATGGAAATATTGTTACTCCATCAGAAGTATATCGAGGAGATATTCTGGTTAAAAACGGAAAAATTCAAGGAATAGGATATTTTCGAGAGGAAAAAGATATAGAGGTAATTGATGCCCAAGGGAAATATGTAATTCCTGGAGCGGTAGATGCCCATACGCATATGGATTTATTGGTGGGAGGACATAGAGCGGTAGATGATTTTTATACAGGGACGGTAGCTGCTGCTTGTGGAGGAACTACTACTATTATTGATCATATTGCTTTTGGGCCAGAAGGATGTACTCTTCAATCTGAAATCGATACCTATCATCAGTTAGCTCAAGGAAAAGCTGTGATTGACTATGGATTTCATGGAGTCATTCAGCATATTAACCAAGAGGTCTTGAAAGAATTAGAAAAAATGGTGCTCAAGGAAGGGATTATGAGTTTTAAGGGATATTTGACGTATGATTATAAGCTAGAAGATGATGAAATTTTACAATTTATCAAGAAAATGAAGGAGATCGGAGGAATTCCTACTTTTCATGCAGAAAATGATAGGATGATTGCTTATTTACGGGAAAAATATGTTTCAGAAAATAAGACAGAGCCTATTTATCATGCCAAAAGTAGACCTTCTTTATGTGAAGCAGAAGCAGTATCTAGATTGCTTTATATTGCTTCTTTAGCAGGAGATGCTCCTGTATATATTGTACATCTTTCTACTAAGGAGGGGTTAGAAGCAATTAAATTTGCCAAGGAAAAGGGACAAAAAAATATTTTTACCGAAACTTGTCCACAGTATCTAACATTAACAGAAGAACTTTATTATAAAGAAAATCATGAAGGATTAAAATATATCATGTCTCCTCCTTTGAGGACGCAAGAACATTGTGAGATTCTTTGGAAGGGCTTGGCTGATGGAGAAATTCAAGTAGTGGCAACGGATCATTGCCCATTTCATTTTTCTGTTGAAAAACAGCATGGATTAAAGGACTTTTCAAAATGTCCTGCGGGAGCACCAGGGGTAGAAGAGAGGGTTAGAGTATTATTTTCTGAGGGAGTTATGAAAAAGAGGATCTCTATAGAAAGATTTGTAGAAGTTCTTGCTTCCAATCCAGCTAAAATTTTTGGAATTTTTCCTCAGAAAGGAGCTCTCTTTCCAGGATCTGATGGAGATATAGTGATCTTAGATCCCAAGAAAGAAGAAGTGCTTACTAAGAAAAACATGAAAAGTGCAGTGGATTATACTGCTTATGAGGGAATGAAAGTCAAAGGGAAAATAGACTATGTGATTTCCAAAGGAAAAATTATTGTAAAAGAGAATAGTTTTTTAGGGCAAAAAGGAGATGGAAAGTTTTTAAAAAGAAATCCTCATAAGTCTTTTGCCTTAGAACTTTAG
- a CDS encoding BglG family transcription antiterminator yields the protein MLPEVRWSKILNTLSLHASILDKDLQERVGCTLPTLKKDIVQLNRQLKEIAKIHLQHGSYFLEVFDKEKFEKIITGGFKKNLDFNSSQKRIAFILYSLLESDSFVKIDELAEQMNISRSTINNDIKKIKKILKKYNVTIQGKPNRGMILIGDEFNLRLMMLYLILDYYDISISFSDEVMNFIEELSESYQLNFQYQNLFYKVIHLSIDRILKGYSLGKPILLYRNYLKDHSKLNQLFTLLEKEYAISLSSLERDFLSFPINIGNPNVLSEINNEEYEEEIRDIFEEMIKRIEKTYSIKMNSQLFFKKIKNHLMLLLNRLVFRFPLSDIFSNEVKASFPFAFELAKVSARLLEEKYGLQVDEIEINYLTVYFVLFLEEGNKVELSQEENIKKVAVISNIGVGAFELLKRQIKDILGGRVIVHHINEFGYKFIDLENYDLVFTLGLSTLELDIPVVRISNIFDRRHIEEEIEKIQSEKDSISLQDIHRYMEISLFHLSEKDDYVTAVSHMIHELVKKGQLDGSFYQRWKDREQIQEMIFDKGIAIPHAVNKNHEKFVLSVGIYDKEIKQNNKRVKVIFLMGIPEKIDKENQKILTFTYDKIFSIGINEVLYQEMLEVQGVEEIKKFLLRKE from the coding sequence ATGTTACCCGAGGTTAGGTGGAGTAAAATTTTAAATACTTTGTCACTACATGCTAGTATCTTAGATAAAGATTTACAAGAGCGTGTAGGCTGCACCTTGCCTACTCTAAAAAAAGATATTGTCCAACTGAATAGACAATTAAAAGAGATTGCAAAAATTCATTTACAACATGGAAGCTATTTTCTTGAAGTTTTTGATAAAGAAAAATTTGAAAAAATAATAACCGGTGGATTTAAAAAAAATTTAGATTTTAATTCTTCTCAAAAAAGAATTGCATTTATCCTTTATTCTCTCTTAGAAAGTGATTCTTTTGTAAAGATAGATGAGCTTGCAGAACAAATGAATATTAGTCGAAGTACCATTAATAATGACATTAAAAAAATTAAGAAAATTCTAAAAAAATATAATGTCACTATTCAAGGAAAGCCCAATCGAGGAATGATCCTTATCGGGGATGAATTTAACTTACGCCTTATGATGCTTTATCTTATATTAGACTATTATGATATTTCGATTTCTTTTTCTGATGAAGTTATGAATTTTATAGAAGAATTGAGTGAATCCTATCAATTAAATTTTCAGTACCAGAATCTATTTTATAAAGTTATTCATTTATCGATAGACAGGATTTTGAAAGGATATTCTTTAGGAAAACCTATTCTTCTTTATCGCAATTATCTAAAAGATCATTCAAAATTAAATCAATTGTTTACATTGTTAGAGAAAGAATATGCAATTTCTTTATCTTCCTTAGAGAGGGATTTTCTTTCCTTTCCCATTAATATTGGGAATCCTAATGTTCTAAGTGAAATAAATAATGAAGAATATGAAGAGGAAATTCGTGATATTTTTGAGGAAATGATAAAAAGAATAGAGAAAACGTATTCTATTAAAATGAATTCTCAATTATTTTTTAAAAAAATCAAAAACCATTTGATGTTGCTTCTTAATCGATTGGTATTTCGTTTTCCCTTAAGTGATATTTTTTCTAATGAAGTTAAGGCGAGCTTTCCTTTTGCTTTTGAGCTGGCAAAAGTTTCTGCAAGATTATTAGAAGAAAAGTATGGCTTACAGGTAGATGAAATTGAAATCAATTATCTTACGGTATATTTTGTTCTATTTTTAGAAGAGGGAAATAAGGTAGAACTTTCACAAGAAGAGAATATTAAAAAAGTAGCTGTAATTTCTAATATAGGAGTAGGAGCTTTTGAATTATTAAAAAGGCAGATTAAAGATATTTTAGGAGGACGTGTGATTGTTCATCACATAAATGAATTCGGTTACAAGTTTATAGATCTAGAAAATTATGATTTAGTTTTCACTTTAGGCCTTAGCACTTTAGAATTAGATATTCCTGTGGTTAGAATATCCAATATTTTTGATAGAAGACATATAGAAGAAGAAATTGAAAAAATTCAAAGTGAGAAAGATTCTATTAGTCTGCAGGACATTCATCGCTATATGGAGATCAGTTTATTTCATCTTTCTGAAAAGGATGATTATGTTACAGCAGTTAGCCATATGATTCATGAACTTGTAAAAAAAGGGCAGTTAGATGGGAGTTTTTATCAAAGATGGAAAGATAGAGAACAGATACAAGAGATGATTTTTGATAAGGGAATTGCCATTCCCCATGCAGTAAATAAAAATCATGAAAAATTTGTTTTAAGTGTAGGAATTTATGATAAGGAAATCAAACAAAACAATAAAAGGGTTAAAGTGATTTTTTTAATGGGAATTCCAGAAAAGATAGATAAAGAAAATCAAAAGATCCTTACTTTTACCTATGATAAGATTTTTTCTATTGGAATAAATGAAGTGTTGTATCAAGAGATGCTAGAAGTTCAAGGAGTGGAAGAGATTAAAAAATTTTTATTGAGAAAGGAGTGA
- a CDS encoding transaldolase family protein, whose translation MHNSIKERKLLMFLDTGNILEIARNIKLGIFEGVTTNPTLLLKEKEERFQQINKILEQDINLIFVQIVGDGKEQLKKDYEKIQKINTEKKIGIKVPINRDGLELIYDIKEQDPEQSILGTAIYSADQGILASLAGCDYIAPYVNRMSNNSLDPYRIISQIRTFIDDRGLTTKIMGASFKNSNQVIDTLMAGAHTVTIPPDIVEQMVHKELALSAIQVFHDHEKQLDQWIKR comes from the coding sequence ATGCATAATTCTATTAAAGAAAGGAAGCTTCTTATGTTTTTAGATACGGGAAATATTTTAGAAATTGCAAGAAATATAAAATTAGGCATCTTTGAAGGAGTTACCACAAATCCAACTCTTTTATTGAAAGAAAAAGAAGAACGTTTTCAACAGATTAATAAAATTCTAGAGCAGGATATAAATTTAATTTTTGTGCAAATAGTGGGAGATGGTAAAGAGCAATTGAAAAAAGATTATGAAAAAATTCAAAAAATAAACACGGAGAAAAAGATAGGAATTAAAGTTCCTATTAATAGAGATGGTTTAGAATTGATCTATGATATAAAAGAGCAAGATCCAGAGCAATCCATTTTAGGGACAGCTATTTATTCTGCAGATCAAGGTATTTTAGCCTCTTTAGCTGGTTGTGATTATATTGCTCCTTATGTTAATCGAATGTCAAATAATAGCCTAGATCCTTATAGAATTATTTCACAGATTAGGACATTTATCGATGATAGAGGGTTAACAACTAAAATCATGGGAGCAAGTTTTAAAAACAGCAATCAGGTGATAGATACTCTGATGGCAGGAGCTCATACGGTGACTATTCCTCCAGATATTGTAGAACAAATGGTCCACAAAGAACTGGCTCTTAGTGCGATTCAGGTATTTCATGACCATGAAAAGCAATTAGATCAATGGATTAAAAGATAG
- a CDS encoding manganese efflux pump, producing the protein MMEAILLALAICIDSFTLAVSYGIKKIQIPLHLLLMINLFSVIILAISIFFGYTLTQFISPFTATLLSSIILGILGILFILEGYLKHLAVVKYQKKKDNKLINFSIPKLGIMIEIALDSTKADLDISGNIDFKESIYIGILLSLDSLGAGFGYSIGENNIFYFLIIVFFINLFSLLGGLSLGKRIQNQKSKLKTSLLSGSILILLSILKWI; encoded by the coding sequence ATGATGGAAGCAATATTACTTGCTCTCGCAATCTGTATAGATTCTTTTACACTGGCAGTTAGTTATGGAATTAAAAAAATTCAAATTCCTCTACACTTATTACTTATGATTAATTTATTTTCTGTAATTATTTTAGCTATTTCTATCTTTTTTGGTTATACCTTGACACAATTTATCTCTCCTTTTACAGCCACTTTACTGAGCAGTATTATTCTAGGCATCTTAGGGATTCTGTTTATTTTGGAAGGGTATTTAAAACATTTAGCTGTTGTTAAATACCAAAAAAAGAAAGACAATAAATTAATAAACTTCTCTATTCCAAAATTAGGAATTATGATCGAGATTGCTTTAGATAGCACCAAAGCAGACCTAGATATTTCTGGAAATATTGATTTTAAAGAATCTATTTATATTGGCATTCTTTTATCTCTTGATTCCCTTGGAGCAGGATTTGGATACTCCATAGGAGAAAACAACATATTCTATTTTTTAATAATCGTCTTTTTCATCAATTTATTTTCTCTTTTAGGTGGATTGTCTTTAGGAAAAAGAATACAAAATCAAAAATCAAAACTTAAAACCTCTCTTTTGTCGGGAAGTATTTTGATTTTACTCAGTATATTAAAATGGATTTAA
- a CDS encoding Spo0E family sporulation regulatory protein-aspartic acid phosphatase → MKETQERIEEIKRELNELSNHLDTCEKEKILKISLQLDELISEAIK, encoded by the coding sequence ATGAAAGAAACACAGGAACGTATAGAAGAGATTAAAAGAGAATTAAACGAATTATCAAATCATTTAGATACTTGTGAGAAAGAAAAGATACTAAAAATTAGTCTGCAGTTAGATGAGCTGATCTCTGAGGCTATCAAATAA
- the galE gene encoding UDP-glucose 4-epimerase GalE — translation MKILVTGGAGYIGSHTCIELLHAGHSVIIADNLCNSKEETIEKIQKITHQAVIFYKIDVTDEKAVDQIFSSHEIDGVIHFAGLKAVGESVEKPLAYYYNNLVSTMTLAKACIQYGVNKFVFSSSATVYGENKVPFVETMDLFPTTNPYGETKVMSERILMDVAKANPNFAVSLLRYFNPVGAHESGLIGEDPNGIPNNLMPYITQVAKGKLKKLRVFGKDYPTVDGTGVRDYIHVVDLAQGHVAALEKLIEGVHIYNLGTGKGTSVLQLVQAFEEVNGVKIPYEIVGRRSGDIAQCYADVTKAKKELGWTAKRGIKEMVRDAWNFEKNNR, via the coding sequence ATGAAAATACTAGTAACTGGTGGTGCAGGTTATATCGGATCTCATACCTGTATAGAATTACTTCATGCAGGACATTCAGTAATTATTGCGGATAATCTTTGTAATAGTAAAGAAGAAACTATAGAAAAAATTCAGAAGATTACCCATCAAGCAGTGATTTTTTATAAAATAGATGTAACTGATGAAAAAGCTGTAGATCAGATTTTTTCTTCTCATGAAATTGATGGAGTAATTCATTTTGCAGGTCTTAAAGCGGTAGGAGAGTCTGTAGAGAAACCTCTTGCCTATTATTATAACAATCTTGTGAGTACGATGACTCTTGCAAAAGCCTGTATTCAATATGGGGTGAATAAATTTGTATTTAGCTCTTCTGCTACTGTATATGGAGAAAATAAAGTTCCTTTTGTAGAGACTATGGATTTGTTTCCTACTACCAATCCTTATGGAGAAACTAAAGTTATGAGTGAAAGAATTCTTATGGATGTGGCAAAGGCCAATCCCAATTTTGCAGTTTCTCTACTTCGATATTTTAATCCTGTAGGAGCTCATGAAAGTGGTCTTATAGGGGAAGATCCAAATGGGATTCCCAATAATTTAATGCCATATATTACCCAGGTAGCCAAAGGAAAATTAAAAAAACTTCGAGTATTTGGAAAGGATTATCCTACAGTAGATGGTACTGGAGTAAGGGATTATATTCATGTAGTTGATCTAGCCCAAGGACATGTAGCTGCTCTTGAAAAACTAATAGAAGGTGTGCACATTTATAATCTTGGGACGGGGAAAGGCACTTCGGTACTTCAACTGGTACAAGCATTTGAAGAGGTAAATGGAGTAAAGATTCCTTATGAAATTGTAGGAAGAAGATCTGGAGATATTGCACAATGTTATGCAGATGTGACCAAAGCGAAAAAAGAGTTAGGTTGGACAGCGAAACGAGGGATTAAGGAAATGGTTCGGGATGCGTGGAATTTTGAAAAAAATAATAGATAG
- a CDS encoding transcriptional regulator GutM — translation MNSTFFLIMICITGFLLQSFLGLQQIKHFNKEYVKMRKEGKVAIGRRPGKIRAGTLVMFCLDQEGVIQYGRKMQGITVLARFKDLKGYEGVKIDSLDKESRLLKKESKLIRECILNAVETYNLVIHGKEIAIKEPPLTSLKKKVKNLSFSK, via the coding sequence ATGAATTCTACATTTTTTCTTATTATGATTTGTATCACAGGATTTTTACTACAGAGTTTTTTAGGATTACAACAAATTAAGCATTTTAATAAGGAATATGTCAAAATGCGTAAGGAAGGGAAGGTAGCAATTGGTAGGCGTCCCGGGAAAATACGAGCAGGGACTTTGGTAATGTTTTGCTTAGATCAAGAAGGAGTGATCCAATATGGAAGAAAAATGCAAGGAATTACAGTTTTAGCAAGATTTAAAGATTTGAAAGGATATGAAGGGGTTAAAATTGATTCTTTAGACAAAGAGTCTCGTTTATTAAAAAAAGAATCTAAGTTAATCAGAGAATGCATCCTCAATGCAGTAGAGACTTACAATTTAGTTATTCATGGAAAGGAGATTGCAATAAAAGAACCGCCTCTAACCAGTCTAAAAAAGAAAGTAAAAAATTTAAGCTTTTCTAAATAA
- a CDS encoding dipeptidase, giving the protein MNIIDMHCDTMYKIYHEEEKSLRENSYSIDIQKLKKGNVIAQFFAMFIDKAWIDENHLDIYQHTKDFYRQVVSQLEENQEDIKQAVSYKELLENKKKGKISAFLTIEEGDFLQGKLERLEEFYHLGVRLITLTWNYENCIGYPNSFNREQMAKGLKPFGFEVIERMNELGMIIDVSHLSDGGFYDCIKHSKKPIVASHSCARSLVNIPRNMTDEMLKLLAEKGGMVGINFCPRFLGKEKDKVSRITYMLEHIQHIKKIAGMDAIGLGTDFDGIEGELEIKNIAQIHHLMQALEQAGFHPDEIEKICYKNVERILRECIG; this is encoded by the coding sequence ATGAACATTATTGATATGCATTGTGATACTATGTACAAGATTTATCATGAAGAGGAAAAAAGCTTAAGGGAAAATTCTTATTCCATAGATATTCAAAAGTTAAAAAAGGGAAATGTGATTGCACAATTTTTTGCTATGTTTATTGATAAAGCATGGATTGATGAAAATCATTTAGATATTTATCAACATACAAAGGACTTTTATAGGCAAGTTGTTTCTCAATTAGAAGAAAACCAGGAAGATATCAAACAAGCGGTAAGTTATAAGGAGTTATTAGAAAATAAGAAAAAGGGAAAGATTTCTGCTTTTTTAACCATAGAAGAGGGAGACTTTTTGCAGGGGAAATTGGAGCGTTTGGAAGAATTTTACCATTTGGGAGTGAGATTAATTACTTTAACATGGAATTATGAAAATTGTATTGGATACCCAAATTCCTTTAATAGAGAGCAAATGGCTAAGGGATTAAAGCCCTTTGGCTTTGAAGTTATTGAAAGAATGAATGAACTAGGGATGATTATTGATGTTTCTCATTTGTCTGATGGAGGATTTTATGATTGTATAAAACATTCTAAAAAACCAATTGTTGCTTCTCATTCTTGTGCAAGATCTTTGGTAAATATTCCAAGAAATATGACAGATGAGATGTTAAAATTATTAGCGGAAAAAGGGGGAATGGTAGGAATCAATTTTTGCCCTCGTTTTTTAGGAAAAGAAAAGGATAAAGTCAGTAGAATTACATATATGCTAGAACACATTCAACATATTAAAAAGATTGCAGGAATGGATGCTATTGGACTAGGTACGGATTTTGATGGAATTGAAGGAGAATTAGAAATAAAAAATATAGCACAAATTCATCATTTGATGCAAGCTTTAGAACAAGCAGGTTTTCATCCTGATGAAATAGAAAAAATATGTTATAAAAATGTGGAAAGAATTTTGAGAGAATGTATTGGATAA
- a CDS encoding PTS glucitol/sorbitol transporter subunit IIA, which translates to MKTIYKTKVESIGKNAAAFREEQMIVLFGKEAPSELAEYCYIVDKTSLDGEIAVGDILVLDHKEYTITAVGKEVNNNLANLAHITISFKGLKEAELAGTLYVEKAEVVQLKEGSLIEIKKNA; encoded by the coding sequence ATGAAAACTATTTATAAGACAAAAGTAGAAAGCATTGGAAAAAATGCAGCTGCATTTAGAGAAGAACAAATGATTGTACTGTTTGGAAAAGAAGCTCCTTCAGAATTAGCTGAGTATTGTTATATTGTGGATAAAACATCTCTGGATGGAGAGATTGCTGTAGGGGATATCTTAGTATTAGATCATAAAGAATATACAATTACTGCAGTAGGAAAAGAAGTAAATAACAACTTAGCGAATTTAGCTCATATCACCATTTCTTTTAAAGGTTTGAAAGAAGCAGAGTTAGCAGGTACTTTATATGTTGAAAAGGCAGAGGTAGTTCAGTTAAAGGAAGGATCTCTTATTGAAATAAAAAAGAATGCATAA